The proteins below come from a single Burkholderia sp. FERM BP-3421 genomic window:
- the tal gene encoding transaldolase, with protein sequence MTTALDQLKQYTTVVADTGDFQQLAQYQPRDATTNPSLILKAVQKDAYRPILEKAVRDHADKPSDFIIDRLLIAFGSEILKLIPGRVSTEVDARLSFDAERSIAKGREIIKLYEAAGIGRERVLIKLASTWEGIRAAEVLQKDGIKCNMTLLFSLVQAAACAEAGAQLISPFVGRIYDWYKKSAGAEWDEVKNGGANDPGVQSVRRIYTYYKTFGYSTEVMGASFRTVSQITELAGCDLLTISPDLLQKLQDSNDTVTRKLSPDARLDGQAERVAIDESSFRFQLNDDAMATEKLAEGIRLFSADAVKLEKMIDALR encoded by the coding sequence ATGACTACCGCACTCGACCAGCTCAAGCAGTACACGACCGTCGTCGCCGACACCGGTGATTTCCAGCAGCTCGCGCAATACCAGCCGCGGGACGCGACCACCAATCCGTCGCTGATCCTGAAAGCGGTCCAGAAGGACGCCTACCGGCCGATCCTCGAAAAAGCCGTGCGCGACCACGCGGACAAGCCGAGCGATTTCATCATCGACCGCCTGCTGATCGCATTCGGCAGCGAGATCCTGAAGCTGATCCCGGGCCGCGTCTCGACCGAAGTCGACGCGCGCCTGTCGTTCGACGCCGAGCGCTCGATCGCGAAGGGCCGCGAGATCATCAAGCTGTACGAAGCAGCGGGCATCGGCCGCGAGCGCGTGCTGATCAAGCTCGCGTCGACCTGGGAAGGCATCCGCGCGGCCGAGGTCCTGCAGAAGGACGGCATCAAGTGCAACATGACGCTGCTGTTCTCGCTGGTGCAGGCCGCCGCCTGCGCGGAAGCGGGCGCGCAGCTGATCTCGCCGTTCGTCGGCCGCATCTACGACTGGTACAAGAAAAGCGCGGGCGCCGAGTGGGACGAGGTGAAGAACGGCGGCGCGAACGATCCGGGCGTGCAGTCGGTGCGCCGCATCTACACGTACTACAAGACCTTCGGCTACTCGACCGAGGTGATGGGCGCGAGCTTCCGCACGGTCAGCCAGATCACCGAGCTGGCGGGCTGCGACCTGCTCACCATCAGCCCCGACCTGCTGCAGAAGCTGCAGGACAGCAACGACACGGTCACCCGCAAGCTGTCGCCGGACGCGCGCCTCGACGGCCAGGCCGAACGCGTCGCGATCGACGAATCGTCGTTCCGCTTCCAGCTGAACGACGACGCGATGGCCACCGAGAAGCTCGCGGAAGGCATCCGCCTGTTCTCGGCCGACGCGGTCAAGCTCGAGAAGATGATCGACGCGCTGCGCTGA
- a CDS encoding VOC family protein — translation MQVQPYLIFNGRSDEALAFYTQALGAKVHLLMRFKDAPPDPARPADPALADKVMHASFQIGDSVLMCSDGDCNAAGRGHDGYSLSLNPATVEEGQKLFDALLANGGEVGMPFQKTFWALGFGMLKDRFGVHWMINVEDPAMRG, via the coding sequence ATGCAAGTCCAACCGTACCTGATCTTCAACGGACGCAGCGACGAAGCGCTCGCCTTCTACACGCAGGCGCTCGGCGCGAAAGTGCATCTGCTGATGCGCTTCAAGGATGCCCCGCCCGATCCCGCCCGCCCGGCCGACCCCGCGCTCGCCGACAAGGTCATGCATGCGAGCTTCCAGATCGGCGACTCGGTCCTGATGTGTTCGGACGGCGACTGCAACGCCGCCGGGCGTGGACACGACGGCTATTCGCTCTCGCTCAACCCCGCCACCGTCGAGGAAGGCCAGAAGCTGTTCGACGCACTCCTCGCGAACGGCGGCGAAGTCGGCATGCCGTTCCAGAAAACCTTCTGGGCGCTCGGGTTCGGCATGCTCAAGGATCGCTTCGGCGTGCACTGGATGATCAACGTCGAGGATCCCGCCATGCGCGGCTAG